The Erythrolamprus reginae isolate rEryReg1 chromosome 6, rEryReg1.hap1, whole genome shotgun sequence DNA segment AGGTTAgaagagaaacaagaaaaaagactCATCAGAATGCTTAAAAGAGATTAATCCATAGTAATTAattgaataaatatattatttatccaTTACTGAATTAGCAAAAGACAGAATCTTAGAAGACAATTTTatggacaaattattaaaagaaCTATTTAAATTTATCAGTTAGCAGCAGATTCAGTTCTCTTTGACCAAAGCCTACAAAAGGCAAGACGGATCTTGTTTGTAAATGCATTTTCCCATCTTCATTTGAATAAGTTGATGGGACATTATGAaacatcttaattttttttaaagcaacattgAGGATCATTAACAAAAAGATCCGCTAAGAACAAAGGCCTCCCTTGGCTGCTACAGACCCCTGCTGCAACCCCACCTGCAGCCGAACACCACCATGTTCAAGATGAGGATCCCTACAAGGATGCAGTGGGCCAGCAGCAGAGCCACAGCCAAGGCCGCATGGATGGCGATGGCATGGAAGGCGAAAAGGAAGAGAGTCCGGTGGCAAAAGTCAGGCTGGCAAAAGTCCTCGTAGTTTGGAGGGTAGGTGAAATAGACCCACACGTTACCTGCGATGAACCAGGCGCAGAGAAAGAGGGACCCCGCAAACAGTTGAGTAGCGTGCTTGATCGGTCGGTGCCATCCCCGCAGAGAACACAACTGAGGAGCAGGAGCTGAAGTGTAACGGCACTCAGGATGAGCAAATAAATGGGAATGAGAGGTTGCCGGGGACACTGGCCAGGATAGACTATTCTGATAACAATTCCTGCCACAGGCAATGCAGCAAAGAGAACTTTTCCTAGGACAATCAGGACAGAATGCACGGAGGAGGAAGGCTCTTCGGCAGCTCTCAGGAGAGGCCTCTCAGGCTGGGACTCTTCAGCCATGGCAGCTGCTGGTGAAACCAAGGGGAGAACTGAAGGCGCTGGCTACCCTCATAAACCACAAGCCTAACCACTAGCTGATATTTACAAGAACTTATGAATTATATTTTAAGTAGGTAAGAATGGATATGCTGATTTAAAATGGTTCAGACACATACCATCACCATCACCCCATGCTTGTCCATTCATTTCTGTAACAACTTAATGCTGGTAGATAAGAATTAGAAATCCCCAATCTTGCATTTCTGGCTTGTTTAGACATTGCCATAATATGTAAACACCAGAGTGATTTGAGAGGcttaaataaaaaaggaattcTCCTTCCTACTGCTTTCCTTTATTAGTGGTtgctttaaaaatcaaacaatggATATAACTAATAATCAAATATATTACGTATTGGTCTTTAATGTACAAGCATTCATGTTTGTCAATACGTTAACACCCAACAACATTTTGCCATTGTTTTCTCAAACAGtctctgcttaccagatatttacAGTAATTGTAACCTTAGGACATGCTTCCAAATAAAATTGTATAGAAATGAACTCTTCGTGCTGAATCAAAATGTAATAAGGTTTAATTAATAGCTATAAAACATATTCTTGCAGATTCATTTTATTGCTATGCAAATAAAGTTGACTTACTCTGTTAAGAGGAAAACAGATTATATTGAATAAATGGCTGGAAACttattttgttaaataaatgGTTTCCTGTTCTACTGCAGCTCTGGGAAAACTGTTAGAAAACCCAGAGTTTTCTACACATTCTAAATGAGCTTTCTAACTCTCATATTCACTATGATGCTCCCAGGTAACATTCACACTTGAAATGCAGATTCAGTTTTCTGGGGAAATTTGGACATAATGATCAGTTTCATTATGAAGCATGAGTTATCATTACTGAAAGTACAGAATCTCATTTGGAATCTGGGTGTTCCTTTAAAATAAGAACAGGTATGAGAACAGCTGATTTAATTTTCCGATAGTTTGAAGTGGTCTTTATCATATAAATAAGATGAGACAAATTTTGAAAGAACTGGGGGTTATGGGATTATTTTTTAACAGTGATATGTTAGAATTTACATTACCATCTTACATCtctaattttaaaatgacagggaaatataccatatttttcaaagtataagatgcacctttttcctccctaagaggctgaaaatttgggtgcctaTTATACTTCAAACttggctttttcaaagcttttttcccacagccctaactagatgctaatgatcttctcgGCTTCCTATTCTCTCctaaggttttttcagccctcagtctctgcaggcttcctttcattcctactccctttgaaaaaagctttttcagccctaacacggtgctaacgatcttcctggcttgctgcattttttaaaattcctattCCGATGGAAAGTTTTTCTgctttaagtctttgcaggtttgtttccattcctactccctctaaaAAAGGCTGtttcagccctaatcaggggataatgTGCTAAagttgaacagactaaggatctagccagatgaatacctggcaggtagatccccccccccggcctattttcttcccccaaaagtaaggtgcgttttatattccaaaaaatagagTAATTGTTTTCAGCAAACATGGTTATGAGGGAATTTGTGCCCTGACAAAGTATAGTCTTTAAGTCAAATAAAAAACTGTATTCTGCAATTCTGTTTTTGAGTTAGACTGCCTAAAATGCATCTAAACTGAAACCACAAAACTAAATCTATGAGTTTCAGAATTTATCTTTCAGTGTGTGTCATAATAACACTCCAAGAGGTATTAACTCCCCCACCCCAAATTATGGTTGATAGCAAAGCTGGTCAAGTTTGATTAATGTTTACATGGAAGAAAACCCAGCTAGATTTTAAAACAATGGAATAGTAAACCTCATTTATACTGTTGCTAAGAAAAATATGAATATATCCATGAGGTTGCTAACAGTTGAGTTTAGCCTGAAAAAGACTCTCTCCTTAATTCACTTCAACGCCATGTA contains these protein-coding regions:
- the TMEM272 gene encoding LOW QUALITY PROTEIN: transmembrane protein 272 (The sequence of the model RefSeq protein was modified relative to this genomic sequence to represent the inferred CDS: inserted 1 base in 1 codon) produces the protein MAEESQPERPLLRAAEEPSSSVHSVLIVLGKVLFAALPVAGIVIRIVYPGQCPRQPLIPIYLLILSAVTLQLLLLSCVLCGDGTDRSSTLLNCLRGXLFLCAWFIAGNVWVYFTYPPNYEDFCQPDFCHRTLFLFAFHAIAIHAALAVALLLAHCILVGILILNMVVFGCRWGCSRGL